ACACGATATCGCGGGTAAACATATTGAACAACAGAAAACGCTCATCCGCCGCCTGCTGAGATGTCAGATTTACATGCGTACGATACAGACTATAACGGAAATCATTCACATCCAGGTCGGAAAGTGATACCAGCTGCGGTAACAGCTGCCATTTAGCCTGTGAGAAATCATCCTCTTTCTTCAATACGGAAGTGATACGGACAGGGTCAGGCAAACGGGAAGGACGTAACGGACGCATTTGTTCTTTAGGCCACCACTCTCCCTGTGAAGGTTTCTTTCCTGCCGGAACAACCAATACCTTACAACCTAGTGCAGGCAAATCATAACGAACCTCTATCGGTTCAACTGTCAGGGAATCGGTATTTTTTATATCCGCCGAAGAGATCAGGACTTTCTCACCATTCTGGTTGATATTATACATCGGTTCGCCCGGTTTACTCATTTTACCGGGAATCAGTGTCACCTTTCCTTTCACCGGATGATCCGGATCGGTGTTATGGAGGAAGATGAAGCGGGTTCCGTCTACAGCGATACGTACACCACCGAACAATTCCTTCGGTGCACCTTCCAACTCACAGGGACCACCTTCCGAGCGGACCAGTTGCGGTTCGAAAGCTTTTATGAAACTACCGATTCCTTTGGCTTCATAATATTTAGGACCTAACGCCCCGTTTTCATGTATAGCGGCATTATAATCGTAGGTGGTAGTCATCCCCCTGGCTCCCCACCCTGCAAAATGGGTTCCGCCGAAAAACATATAATAATTGATGCCGGTAGCTCCGCCTAATATGGACATCAAACCGATAGCTTTGAAATGACGGTTGTCGGAATAATGATCTTCGCTCAACTTTCCGGTAACCAATGAAAACCATCCTCCCTGTAACTCAGTAACAAACCCGGGAGCATCCGGCTGTACCTTGCGCAGGGCAGCCATCCGGTGTGCACAACTGGGAGCGGCAGACAGACCCACGTAATAGTTATCGCAGTCAAATACCTGCGACAGTTCGGCATCTTCACTTTCACGGCATTCACGAGTCAGGCAGGTAAACACCGGGACATCGAAACCGTTCCTGCGTACGGAACGATACAACTCTTTCAGGAATTTATCTTTCCCGTCACAACCATGGGCATCGTATTCATTTTCTATCTGGATCATGATAATCCCTTTTTCTCCTTTCGGTTTACGGGTGACCTGCTCATCTGCCAATGCCTTACATACAGCATCAAACCAATGCACCGACCAACGGATATGCTCCGGATCGGCACTGCGCAACCAAAAACCTTCCACTCCTTCCGGACGGAATCTGGCCAGCCAGCGGGGATAACCTCCACCGGAATATTCGGCACAGATAAACGGACCCGGACGGACAATGGTATAAAGCCCGAACTCTTCCTGCGCCATCTTCAACCAGCGTTTCAGGTCGGAAAAGTCAAAGTTTGTCGTATCTTTCAGACTCTTCGGCATACTTCTTTCATGCCAGTTCCAGGGAACGTAAGTCTCCACCACATTAAATCCTGCCTCCTTGATTTGCTTGAACCGGTCGCGCCATAATTCTTCCGGACAACGGAAATAATGAAAGGCTGCACTGTAAACAAAGATATCTTTCCCGTCTATAGTCATACAGGAACCGTCATAACGAATCCGGTCGGGATAGGCAAATTGTTTACCGATGTTTACTTCCTGTTTTACAGGATTTTCATTCTTTGCTTGCACAAGCGGATTACTCAGAGACAGAGTAAAAGCAATACAAGCAGTTTTCATCAAAATTGTATTTATCATATTTTTTAAGGAAATACTTTTATCAGACATACACCTTCTTCTTCGGCAAATTCTATCGGACCAGGACAAGCATGTTGCTTCCTTTTATTACCAAAATAATCGGAATCAAAAACAATCGGATGATTACCCTCCCGATCGAATGACTGGTGAGGTATGACTGCCTCCCGGATATCTCTGGTACTAACAGGTTTCTTTTTTGAATGACCTTTCCATTCCTTTGATACTTTCATCTGCAGGTACCACCCATCCGGCTTCTCCATAACCTGAATTTCAGGATCAAAACCGGCATTTACAAAAGCTCCCTTTTCTTTCTCTGCGGGAATAGCACCCGACAGATATATATTTCCATCCAGGCTCACAGGTAACAAACATTCATCATAAGGAGTCATATCCACCCGGGTAAATATGTTATTATAATATGTTGCGTCACCGCACGGACAATTATGAAGTCCTGCGATCGACGTTCCATGAGGGACCAGATAAGGGGTTTCCCTTTCATCCGTCAATAACGTTTCCCAAACTTTCCAAGCAATCAAATTATTAACAAAAGCAACTCCTTGTGAAAGTTTGATCTGCGCCAGTTCTTTCGATAAAAACAGATTATTATCGACCAGCACAGGTCCGTGATTGACTTCCAGGGAGAAATCCTGAACTTTATTATCGTGCAGGAAATTCCGGGTAATACGGGTTCCTTGTGTCATCCAGTCGAGCCAGATACCACCTTCGGTCCTGTAAATATGGTT
This is a stretch of genomic DNA from Parabacteroides chongii. It encodes these proteins:
- a CDS encoding beta-galactosidase — translated: MKTACIAFTLSLSNPLVQAKNENPVKQEVNIGKQFAYPDRIRYDGSCMTIDGKDIFVYSAAFHYFRCPEELWRDRFKQIKEAGFNVVETYVPWNWHERSMPKSLKDTTNFDFSDLKRWLKMAQEEFGLYTIVRPGPFICAEYSGGGYPRWLARFRPEGVEGFWLRSADPEHIRWSVHWFDAVCKALADEQVTRKPKGEKGIIMIQIENEYDAHGCDGKDKFLKELYRSVRRNGFDVPVFTCLTRECRESEDAELSQVFDCDNYYVGLSAAPSCAHRMAALRKVQPDAPGFVTELQGGWFSLVTGKLSEDHYSDNRHFKAIGLMSILGGATGINYYMFFGGTHFAGWGARGMTTTYDYNAAIHENGALGPKYYEAKGIGSFIKAFEPQLVRSEGGPCELEGAPKELFGGVRIAVDGTRFIFLHNTDPDHPVKGKVTLIPGKMSKPGEPMYNINQNGEKVLISSADIKNTDSLTVEPIEVRYDLPALGCKVLVVPAGKKPSQGEWWPKEQMRPLRPSRLPDPVRITSVLKKEDDFSQAKWQLLPQLVSLSDLDVNDFRYSLYRTHVNLTSQQAADERFLLFNMFTRDIVSVQVNGKQAKRLFPDKADAQTWTTRNCFDRIRPDEYDNRFDVSGLLKEGENEIIAVYENLGHAHGYVPMEELAGIRQGGLSVTETAMTHPLEWECAKDVAGITVGWNLPQFTPQGWQSVALDTTGDIPRKGNDIQPTSDPDGLFSWYRVEFELPSADPSVWIPWLLRINASGNGYMWLNGHNIGRHWEAGPQREFYLPECWLNFGKKKNVLVLGLRQTANGATIKAMEVAPYPSI